The following proteins come from a genomic window of Leucoraja erinacea ecotype New England chromosome 1, Leri_hhj_1, whole genome shotgun sequence:
- the ociad2 gene encoding OCIA domain-containing protein 2, protein MSSETSQHQNQQREPCGKGGCVSTFSDQKVVKIIKECKSESFWFRAVPLSLGSMLVTTGLMHKGILSPSKKYGPIPKVALAGILGFMIGKISYMGVCRKKFQNAGFEHSGHRMPQGYIKFLFGKPYYENNSSKDKNEPPQHTDDSSKSQPTLATDDSRSKPT, encoded by the exons ATGTCCAGTGAAACATCCCAGCATCAAAATCAACAACGTGAACCATGTGGAAAA GGTGGATGTGTTAGCACTTTCAGTGATCAGAAAGTTGTGAAGATCATAAAGGAATGCAAGTCAGAGAGTTTCTGGTTCAGAG CTGTGCCTTTATCTCTTGGAAGTATGCTGGTTACCACAGGTTTGATGCACAAAG GAATTCTTTCTCCTTCAAAAAAATATGGGCCGATCCCTAAAGTTGCAC TGGCTGGAATACTTGGATTTATGATCGGAAAAATATCTTACATGGGAGTTTGTCGTAAGAAGTTTCAAAATGCCGGATTTGAGCATTCTGGGCACAGAATGCCTCAAGGATACATAAAGTTCCTTTTTGG CAAACCCTATTATGAGAATAACTCCAGCAAAGATAAAAATGAACCTCCCCAACACACAGATGATTCAAGTAAATCTCAGCCAACTCTAGCAACTGATGACTCAAG atcaaagcctacctga